TCAGGAGATGGGATCATCAAGATTGAAATGCACTTCTTGCCAGATGTCTTCGTTCCTTGTGAGGTCTGCCATGGACGTCGTTACAATAGTGAGACCCTTGAAGTCCACTACAAGGAAAAAAATATTGCTGAAGTGCTGGATATGACGGTCAACAAGGCAGTTGAATTCTTCAAGCACATTCCAAAAATTGAACGCAAACTCAAGACCATCCAAGATGTGGGCTTGGGCTATGTAACGCTGGGGCAACCAGCGACCACCCTTTCAGGTGGGGAGGCGCAACGGATGAAGTTGGCTTCTGAATTGCACAAGCGCTCTACAGGCAAATCCTTCTATATCTTGGATGAACCTACGACCGGACTCCATACCGAAGACATTTCTCGCTTGATCAAAGTCTTAGAGCGATTTGTGGATGATGGCAATACAGTCCTTGTGATTGAGCACAATTTGGATGTCATTAAGACAGCAGACCATATCATCGATTTAGGACCAGAAGGTGGTGTCGGTGGAGGAACCATTATTGCGACCGGAACACCAGAAGAAGTAGCAGCAAATCCTGCTAGCTACACAGGACAATATTTGAAAGGAAAATTACAATGAATCAACGGATCAGCAACTTAAGAAACAAAATGAAAGCCCAAAACCTCAAAGCGGTATTGATTAACAATTTGAAAAATGTTTATTACTTGACCAATTTCTGGGGTTCAAACGGGACTGCTTTGGTGACAGAAGAACGCGTGGTCCTCTTTACAGATTCGCGCTACACCATTCATGCCCATGCGACTTGTTTCCCCTTTGTAGAGATTGTGGAAACCCGCGATGAGTTGACTGGAGCTGCAGAGATCGTAAAGGATCTTGGCATCAAAGAACTTGGTTTTGAGGACGAAGTGACGGTGGCCTACCATGCCCGCATGGCTTCTGTTTTCAGTGGCATTAGCCTTCAATCCCTAGCGAACTTTGTCATGGAATTGCGCTTGATTAAAGATGAAACTGAGATTGCGGCCATTAAAAAAGCTTGTAGCATCTCTGACCAAGCCTTCCATGATATTTTAGACTATATCAAGGTAGGGAAAACGACAGAGTTGGAAGCAGCAACTTTCCTTGATTTTAGAATGCGGGAGTTGGGAGCTTCTGGTGTATCTTTTGATATTATTTCAGCAGCTGGTGAACGCTCTGCCATGCCTCATGCGACTCCAAGTGATCGGGTCATTTCAGCAGGAGATGCCTTGACCCTTGATTTTGGTTGCTTGTATAACCACTATGTCAGCGATATGACACGGACTATCTATGCAGGACATGTCAGCGACAAGGAAAGAGAAATTTACGAAACCGTTTTGAAAGCCAATCAAGCCTTGATTGATGCGGCTAAAGATGGACTTGGCTTCCGTGATTTTGATAAAATTCCACGTGATGTGATCGAAAGAGCCGGCTATGGTCAATACTTTACTCATGGAATCGGTCATGGAATTGGGCTAGATATCCACGAAGAGCCATACTTCAGCCAAACGTCTAAAGAAGCGATTCAAGCAGGGATGGTCTTAACAGATGAGCCAGGTATTTATATCGAAGGTCTCTCTGGTGTGCGGATCGAAGATGACCTCTTGATCACAGAAACAGGCTGTGAAGTCTTGACCCTTGCTCCTAAAGAATTGATTGTCCTATAAAATATACGTTTTTCTTAACTTCTGTTTAGACAGAGATGTGAAGAGAAGACTATGAAATGAATTGTAGAGTAATTCTTCTCCCAGACATCTTATTTGGAGCCCTATCCATTTTGGTATAGGAACTACAATAACAAAACACGAAAGAAGCAAAGGGGAATTTGGATCTGGATGGATCAGGGGCGGTCCATAGCAATCCTTTCTTCTCAAAAAGAGAAGATTGCTGTTTGAGAAAAATCAAATAGTGTGTTACAATAAAGAGTAATCTATTTTTAAAAAAGAGGTAATAAAACATGATCGAAGCAAGTAAATTGAAAGCTGGTATGACTTTTGAAACAGCTGACGGAAAATTGATCCGCGTTTTGGAAGCTAGCCACCACAAACCAGGTAAAGGAAACACTATCATGCGTATGAAATTGCGTGATGTCCGTACTGGTTCAACATTTGATACAAGCTACCGTCCAGAAGAAAAATTTGAACAAGCGATTATCGAAACTGTTCCAGCTCAATACTTGTACAAAATGGATGATACAGCCTACTTCATGAACACTGAAACATATGACCAATATGAAATTCCAGTTGTGAATGTAGAACAAGAATTGCTTTACATCCTTGAAAACTCAGAAGTAAAAATTCAATTCTACGGAAGCGAAGTCATCGGTGTAACAGTACCTACAACTGTTGAATTGACTGTTGCAGAAACTCAACCATCTATCAAAGGTGCTACAGTGACTGGTTCTGGTAAACCTGCTACAATGGAAACTGGTTTGGTCGTAAACGTTCCTGACTTCATCGAAGCTGGACAAAAATTGGTCATTAACACTACTGAAGGAACTTACGTTTCTCGTGCATAAGAGACATCTCAGGGTGTCAAATAGAAAGGAACTTCTATGGCAACTGAACAATTTGGTGACATCGTTATTGCACCACGTGTATTAGAAAAAATTATTGCGATTGCGACAGCAAAAGTAGAGGGTGTCTATTCGCTTGAAAACAAGAGTGTTTCAGATAGCTTATCCAAACGCTCACTTGGACGTGGCGTTTACCTTCATACAGAAGAAGATGGTCAAGTTTCAGTAGACATCTATCTCTATTTAGAATATGGAGTGGCTGTACCATCTGTCGCTGTAGCCATTCAAAAAGCGGTTAAGTCTGCAGTTTATGATATGGCAGATGTAACCTTGGATGCTGTCAACATTCACGTTGTTGGTATTGCAACGGAAAAATCTCCAAAACCAGACTTGAAAGACTTGTTTAATGAGGACTTCCTCAATGACTGATGAAATTTTATTAGAATCACGTCGAGATTTGCGTGAGCGCGCCTTCCAAGCCTTGATGGCCTTGGAATACGATGGAGACATTGTTGAAGCTTGTCGCTTTGCTTATCTACATGACAAGGACCTAGCAGAAGACAAAGAAGTCGATCTTCCTGCCTTTCTCATGAATCTCGTGACGGGTGTCTATCAGTCAAAAGATCAACTAGACCAACAAATCGGTCAACATTTGAAAACCGGCTGGACTGTTGAGCGCTTGACCTTGGTAGAGAAAAACATCCTTCGTCTGGGAATTTATGAAATGACAGAGTTTGATACACCACAGATCGTCGCAGTCAATGAAGCGGTGGAATTGGCCAAGGCCTTTTCAGATGAAACCTCTTCACGATTTGTCAACGGTGTCCTCAGTCAATTTGTGACAGAAGAATAAGTAAAAAGGGAGTGGGAAAGAACTCCAACTAGTTAAAAGAGTTCGTTTTCCCACCCCCGCACAGTTGATTAGGTCATCTTTGGAGCTTAAAAGGCGAACAAAGATGCCAATCAACCACTGCGTCATACAGTTATTTCTATTAAATATAAAAGGCTAGACAGTTTTTGTCCAGCCTTTTTTTGACGAATAACAACCCCTACAGTAATAGAACTGTAGGGGTTGTTTTAGACACTTTTTCCAGAGTGGAGACTAACGGGCAAGAAATAACCGGTAGTCGCTACTTTTTTTCCTTCGATCTTTTGGAGTAAAAGATCCACCATGAGAATAGCAATGTCTTTGAGGGGTTGTTGGATGGTTGTCAGTTCAGGTGTATAGGTCTCGATGAACTGGGTTCCATCATAACCAATCACTTTCAAATCCTGAGGAATCTGAATATCTAATTCTCTAGCGACTTTCATGATCAAGATCGCCGTCAAATCATCGGAGGCAAAAATAGCGTCTGGTTTATGGTGGGTTAAAATCTGTTTGATTTCCATTTCTTTGCGAATAGGGGAGAAATCACTGGAAACATTAATGATCATGGACTCAGGTAGAACCGATGCAAATCCCGCATGACGCAAGCCTGTTGGAGAGTTGGAGTTGTCATTCCCTGTGATCATGATAATCTTTCGGGCTCCGGTTTTTACTAAAGTTTCTGCTGCAAGCACCCCGCCAGCGTAGTTGTCTGAAGAGACGACCGGAATTTCTGGGGAGAGGTTGCGGTCAAAAGCAATGATAGGAGCAGTTACCCGGTTGTAATCTTCAATGCCCAAATTATGACTTCCTGAAATGATGCCATCTACCTGGTTAGCCTCCAACATCTCAATATATTCGCGCTCTTTCTCGGAGTCGTGCTCACTATTGCAGATGATGGTTTTATAGCCATGTTTGAAGAGTTGGTGTTCTAGTTTGTCGATTAATTCAGCATAGAAAACATTGCTGATGTTGGGAAAGATCAAGCCGACTAACTTGGCTGATTTTCCTTGGAGGCTACGAGCAACATTGTTGGGTTTATAGCCCAATTCTCGCATGGCTTCTTGGACTTTTTGGATCGTTTTTT
The DNA window shown above is from Streptococcus sp. S1 and carries:
- a CDS encoding M24 family metallopeptidase, whose protein sequence is MNQRISNLRNKMKAQNLKAVLINNLKNVYYLTNFWGSNGTALVTEERVVLFTDSRYTIHAHATCFPFVEIVETRDELTGAAEIVKDLGIKELGFEDEVTVAYHARMASVFSGISLQSLANFVMELRLIKDETEIAAIKKACSISDQAFHDILDYIKVGKTTELEAATFLDFRMRELGASGVSFDIISAAGERSAMPHATPSDRVISAGDALTLDFGCLYNHYVSDMTRTIYAGHVSDKEREIYETVLKANQALIDAAKDGLGFRDFDKIPRDVIERAGYGQYFTHGIGHGIGLDIHEEPYFSQTSKEAIQAGMVLTDEPGIYIEGLSGVRIEDDLLITETGCEVLTLAPKELIVL
- the efp gene encoding elongation factor P → MIEASKLKAGMTFETADGKLIRVLEASHHKPGKGNTIMRMKLRDVRTGSTFDTSYRPEEKFEQAIIETVPAQYLYKMDDTAYFMNTETYDQYEIPVVNVEQELLYILENSEVKIQFYGSEVIGVTVPTTVELTVAETQPSIKGATVTGSGKPATMETGLVVNVPDFIEAGQKLVINTTEGTYVSRA
- a CDS encoding Asp23/Gls24 family envelope stress response protein — translated: MATEQFGDIVIAPRVLEKIIAIATAKVEGVYSLENKSVSDSLSKRSLGRGVYLHTEEDGQVSVDIYLYLEYGVAVPSVAVAIQKAVKSAVYDMADVTLDAVNIHVVGIATEKSPKPDLKDLFNEDFLND
- the nusB gene encoding transcription antitermination factor NusB, translating into MTDEILLESRRDLRERAFQALMALEYDGDIVEACRFAYLHDKDLAEDKEVDLPAFLMNLVTGVYQSKDQLDQQIGQHLKTGWTVERLTLVEKNILRLGIYEMTEFDTPQIVAVNEAVELAKAFSDETSSRFVNGVLSQFVTEE
- a CDS encoding LacI family DNA-binding transcriptional regulator, whose amino-acid sequence is MVAKLTDVAKLAGVSPTTVSRVINKKGYLSEKTIQKVQEAMRELGYKPNNVARSLQGKSAKLVGLIFPNISNVFYAELIDKLEHQLFKHGYKTIICNSEHDSEKEREYIEMLEANQVDGIISGSHNLGIEDYNRVTAPIIAFDRNLSPEIPVVSSDNYAGGVLAAETLVKTGARKIIMITGNDNSNSPTGLRHAGFASVLPESMIINVSSDFSPIRKEMEIKQILTHHKPDAIFASDDLTAILIMKVARELDIQIPQDLKVIGYDGTQFIETYTPELTTIQQPLKDIAILMVDLLLQKIEGKKVATTGYFLPVSLHSGKSV